One region of Salvia miltiorrhiza cultivar Shanhuang (shh) chromosome 3, IMPLAD_Smil_shh, whole genome shotgun sequence genomic DNA includes:
- the LOC131019178 gene encoding uncharacterized protein LOC131019178, with product MAISSIKQKKAESLADYWERFQQLCRKCPDHGFSDYQLLTNYFYRGMSSFDRKIVDAACGGSLTNKTLDEAKQLIVDMVSNGQQYEDEDDDRYRPVQKVEDSNMNERIDALTSLVRGLADNNTEQACMGSADEQEMNAQRQRRNDPFSNTYNPGWRNHPNFRWRQQEPGMYAPNPPQAGQYAHTARPAPSSAPNMNDIMKSLAQSSEIVKNLVQSQQAFQHETQAALSNMGTQITQLATQVNKLQANQGRLPSVTEMNPKENASAVTTRSGRILVEPQLKQQDKEEKPDEAKDDAISEKSPESTEPSSSKVSGKPKVSIPQSLIAPPFPSRLAQNKRIEEEKDILEIFKKVEINLPLLDAIKQVPRYAKFLKELCSKKMKFGNDARIRVSENVSAVLQRKLPQKCRDPGMFTIPCIIGNKTVERAMLDLGASINVMPYSMYKDLQLGPLKDTRVIIQLADRSTAYPEGVVEDVLVKVNDLIFPVDFYIVDMDDSAKQSLILLGRPFMKTAKAKIDVDSGMLSFEFDGDVVTFNIFEAMKHVEDPESVFMIDVIDHLVEEFVENFREDELEHVIFSSLTEENSKTEENEAIREIIMQLYSTEEIPVRHLSSRMPIPTSTEPILPSVVKPPKLDLKVLPQHLKYVFLGEDDTLTRGKVGKSS from the exons ATGGCCATTAGCAGCATTAAACAGAAGAAGGCGGAGAGTCTAGCCGattattgggagagattccaacagCTGTGTCGCAAGTGTCCTGATCATGGATTTTCTGACTACCAATTGCTTACTAACTATTTTTATCGtggtatgtcttcttttgataggaAAATTGTTGACGCTGCTTGTGGTGGAAGCTTGACCAATAAAACTTTGGACGAAGCAAAGCAACTCATCGTTGACATGGTTTCAAATGGCCAAcaatatgaggatgaggatgatgatcgtTATAGGCCAGTGCAGAAAGTAGAAGATTCCAACATGAACGAGAGAATTGATGCTCTCACCTCTTTAGTTAGAGGACTTGCT GATAATAATACTGAGCAAGCGTGCATGGGATCCGCTGATGAGCAAGAGATGAACGCACAAAGGCAAAGGCGAAACGACCCTTTTTCCAACACCTACAATCCAGGGTGGAGAAACCACCCAAATTTTAGGTGGAGACAGCAGGAACCAGGGATGTACGCGCCAAATCCGCCGCAGGCTGGACAGTATGCCCATACCGCACGTCCTGCACCGAGTTCTGCACCCAATATGAACGATATCATGAAGAGCCTCGCCCAGAGCAGTGAAATTGTGAAGAATTTGGTGCAAAGTCAGCAGGCATTCCAGCATGAAACTCAGGCAGCGTTGAGTAATATGGGCACACAAATCACGCAGTTAGCCACTCAGGTGAACAAGCTGCAGGCGAATCAAGGTCGACTTCCTTCTGTCACGGAGATGAATCCCAAGGAAAATGCAAGTGCTGTAACTACAAGAAGTGGGAGAATTCTAGTTGAGCCACAACTTAAGCAGCAGGACAAAGAAGAAAAGCCCGATGAAGCCAAGGACGATGCAATTAGTGAGAAGTCACCAGAATCCACCGAGCCTAGCTCTTCTAAGGTAAGTGGAAAACCTAAGGTTTCAATTCCTCAATCACTGATtgcaccaccttttccttcTAGGTTGGCTCAGAACaagagaattgaagaagagaaggatATTCTGGAAATATTCAAGAAGGTAGAAATAAACTTGCCCTTGCTTGATGCAATTAAGCAAGTTCCCAGGTACGCAAAGTTTTTAAAAGAGTTATGCTCTAAGAAAATGAAGTTTGGGAATGATGCGAGAATTCGAGTGAGTGAGAATGTTTCTGCTGTTCTGCAAAGAAAATTGCCCCAAAAGTGTCGAGATCCTGGTATGTTCACTATTCCATGCATTATAGGTAATAAGACTGTTGAGAGAGCCATGCTAGATTTAGGAGCatccataaatgtcatgccttatTCTATGTATAAGGATTTGCAATTAGGACCTTTGAAAGACACTCGTGTTATCATTCAGTTAGCTGATAGGTCTACTGCATATCCCGAAGGTGTTGTTGAGGATGTCCTTGTCAAGGtcaatgatttgatttttcctgtgGATTTTTATATTGTTGATATGGATGATTCTGCTAAGCAATCCTTGATTCTTTTAGGGAGACCATTCATGAAAACTGCTAAGGCAAAAATTGATGTGGATAGTGGAATGCTTAGCTTTGAATTTGATGGAGATGTTgtcacatttaatatttttgaggcTATGAAGCATGTTGAGGATCCTGAATCTGTGTTCATGATTGATGTTATTGACCATTTGGTTGAGgaatttgttgagaatttcaggGAGGATGAGCTTGAGCATGTTATTTTCAGTTCCCTAACTGAAGAGAACTCCAAAACTGAGGAGAATGAAGCCATTAGAGAGATTATCATGCAGCTGTACTCAACGGAGGAAATTCCAGTTCGGCACCTGTCGAGCAGGATGCCCATACCGACCAGCACAGAACCGATTTTGCCCTCTGTTGTGAAGCCACCGAAGCTGGACTTGAAGGTACTGCCCCAGCATCTGAAATATGTGTTTTTAGGAGAGGATGACACGCT AACAAGAGGTAAGGTTGGTAAGTCTTCTTAA